From Leptospira congkakensis, one genomic window encodes:
- a CDS encoding DUF1554 domain-containing protein: MFRYLFIPFLGFVFYCSDRSFNNACDINSESYLESTIIFNLLSEGKNNCSTGTIAFFPTVIALSSKRGVVSEGGGSLQFGSPVPFSVSLKEKPEAQVDIELIVSNPDYGHVNPTTLSFSSNNWSTPQEIQITGVNDSLINGTRDFRVVLIPKSTDSKLDLNPAEIQMQVLDNEKKIFLSANPYRGGDFGGVSGADAICQSESKCPLGSSCKAMILNGTTRIASLTANVGDGQVDWVLKPNAYYYLADGTTLISNTGSTSLLQVPLVNVIGAVTFGAWFGSATGWVYGPNHCNGWTDNTAFYTGNALRTQNSDATFFGGNFSCSNQSNLLCVEQ, from the coding sequence ATGTTTCGTTATTTATTCATTCCATTTTTAGGTTTTGTTTTTTATTGCAGTGATCGATCTTTCAACAACGCCTGTGATATTAATTCCGAGTCTTATTTAGAATCAACAATCATTTTTAATCTGTTAAGTGAAGGAAAAAATAATTGTTCTACTGGTACGATTGCTTTTTTCCCAACAGTGATTGCTCTTAGTTCTAAAAGGGGAGTTGTTTCAGAGGGAGGTGGGAGTTTACAATTCGGAAGCCCAGTTCCATTTTCTGTAAGCCTTAAGGAGAAACCAGAGGCACAGGTAGATATTGAATTAATAGTTTCAAATCCTGATTATGGGCATGTGAATCCTACAACACTCAGTTTTAGTTCAAACAATTGGTCGACACCTCAGGAAATACAGATAACGGGCGTTAATGATTCTTTGATTAATGGTACTCGCGATTTTCGTGTGGTTTTGATTCCAAAATCGACTGATAGTAAGTTGGATTTAAATCCTGCGGAAATCCAAATGCAAGTTTTGGATAACGAAAAAAAAATATTTTTGTCTGCTAATCCTTACCGAGGCGGAGATTTCGGAGGAGTTTCAGGGGCCGATGCCATTTGTCAGTCCGAAAGCAAATGTCCATTAGGTTCTAGTTGTAAGGCGATGATTCTAAATGGAACCACCCGAATTGCATCTTTAACTGCGAATGTCGGAGATGGTCAAGTAGATTGGGTATTAAAACCAAACGCATATTATTACCTGGCTGATGGAACCACTCTGATTTCTAATACCGGTTCTACATCACTACTTCAGGTTCCATTAGTAAATGTGATTGGCGCAGTGACTTTTGGGGCTTGGTTTGGTAGTGCAACTGGTTGGGTTTACGGTCCCAATCACTGTAACGGTTGGACTGATAATACTGCTTTTTATACGGGTAATGCACTCCGAACTCAGAATTCAGATGCTACTTTTTTTGGAGGAAATTTTTCTTGCTCTAATCAATCAAATTTATTGTGTGTTGAACAATGA
- a CDS encoding DUF1554 domain-containing protein has translation MTWVLKPFASYARNDDTSTIIGTTNANSLFTFPIVPIRPTSTTAWTGLAADWPSAINLHCGEWALISGNGNAGDTFATSSNAIGMNSFTCSSNLPFYCVEQ, from the coding sequence ATTACCTGGGTTTTAAAGCCATTTGCCTCTTATGCACGAAATGACGACACTTCAACTATAATTGGCACAACGAACGCAAATTCACTTTTTACTTTTCCTATCGTGCCAATTCGCCCGACTTCAACAACGGCTTGGACTGGTTTAGCTGCTGATTGGCCTAGTGCCATAAATCTCCATTGTGGTGAATGGGCTTTAATTTCTGGTAATGGAAATGCTGGTGATACTTTTGCAACCTCATCCAATGCGATTGGAATGAATTCATTTACTTGTAGCAGTAATTTACCATTTTATTGTGTTGAACAATAA
- a CDS encoding NAD(P)H-dependent oxidoreductase encodes MKTNQRNILVVLGHPNPNSLCAHLAETYVNAAKNTGHTVSFLKLADLKFDYNLYMGHKKDSIPTLEPDLVQSQRLISEADHLVFVFPSWWASMPAVLKAWIDRVFLPGFSFKYRKNSPFPEKLLLGKSARIIVTMDAPSWYYKWFNKSPGVQLLKFGTLEFCGVAPVKVTILGEVRTRKLKHFLKWTNLVESLAIRGE; translated from the coding sequence ATGAAAACAAACCAGAGGAATATCCTCGTTGTCCTTGGCCATCCTAACCCTAATTCACTTTGTGCACATTTAGCGGAAACTTATGTGAATGCGGCAAAGAATACAGGCCACACTGTAAGTTTTTTGAAATTGGCTGACTTAAAATTCGATTATAATTTATATATGGGCCATAAAAAAGATTCTATACCGACTCTCGAACCAGATTTGGTTCAAAGCCAAAGGTTAATTTCAGAAGCAGACCATTTAGTTTTTGTTTTTCCTAGTTGGTGGGCCAGTATGCCTGCAGTTTTAAAGGCGTGGATCGATCGTGTTTTTTTGCCTGGGTTTTCTTTTAAATATAGAAAAAACTCTCCTTTCCCCGAAAAACTTTTGTTAGGTAAATCAGCTCGTATCATTGTAACAATGGATGCGCCAAGTTGGTATTATAAATGGTTCAATAAATCTCCTGGTGTCCAATTATTAAAATTTGGAACATTAGAATTTTGTGGAGTGGCTCCGGTAAAAGTTACTATTTTGGGTGAAGTGAGAACCCGCAAACTCAAACATTTTCTTAAATGGACAAATCTTGTGGAATCACTAGCAATTCGCGGGGAATGA
- a CDS encoding PadR family transcriptional regulator gives MKRESKTQYALLGILSQCEMNGYEIRKYIESTISFFWSESFGQIYPTLAKLEEEGLIREREKMDVSGKKKKVYKITRPGLETLRRWMDESPIQSNKRNELLFKVFFGRHMNPKLLTKQLEEEIRKQKEDLKLLKSFQKELDADWNQHPDQEYWYLTLEYAEKQTKLNLDWIDKVKNKVNG, from the coding sequence ATGAAACGAGAAAGTAAAACACAATACGCACTATTAGGAATTCTTTCTCAGTGTGAAATGAATGGATACGAAATCAGAAAATACATTGAGTCCACGATCAGTTTTTTTTGGAGTGAAAGTTTTGGACAAATTTATCCAACGCTTGCGAAGTTAGAGGAAGAAGGACTCATTCGTGAAAGGGAGAAAATGGATGTTAGTGGAAAGAAGAAAAAAGTTTATAAAATTACTCGGCCCGGGTTAGAAACGTTACGCCGCTGGATGGATGAATCTCCAATCCAGTCCAACAAAAGAAATGAGTTGTTATTTAAGGTATTTTTTGGCAGGCACATGAATCCCAAATTATTAACCAAACAACTAGAGGAAGAAATTCGTAAACAAAAGGAAGACTTAAAATTGCTTAAAAGTTTTCAAAAAGAATTAGATGCAGATTGGAACCAACATCCTGATCAAGAATATTGGTATCTGACTCTCGAATATGCCGAAAAACAAACGAAACTGAATTTGGATTGGATTGACAAGGTTAAGAACAAAGTTAACGGATGA
- a CDS encoding ABC transporter substrate-binding protein, with product MNGSVINHKLYYLLLVFSNFLLHSPVFGNEKVTLHLKWFHQFQFAGYYAAYEKGYYKDVGLDVEIFESTVGITGIHEKVTRSVGQYGVGSNELIQERYAGKPVVVLAVIFQHSPSVLFFKKTSNIQSIHDLAGKRVMITPRMNEIVAYLKKEGIEVGDLQLLNHRFTPSDLMQGKVDAYSGYATTQAYDFKKAGFPIVEYSPRVAGIDFYGDNLFTSEAEVREHPERVKVFREASLRGWQYAMSHQEEIVDLIYEKYSKKNTKERLLFEAKQMTPLIQPVLVEMGYMNPGRWKHINDVYSDLGMLPKNINLKGFIYDPNPPTNYDWIYYSFGILLFSFVVLGLIQWRRLNKQYSENLKKQVEVRTEELKNSNEYLQVLNQSLLNTLKELTEAQDRLLASEKLAVIGQLAAGMAHELNTPLGAIVSSNSFLSNFLNHKLKSVIDVIVGFSEQDSIRFYKVLEESLKNRTFIEGKTERMIKKDLAIKFAAIDKMGLYGEHMQLVVETGVYRLGDELVKILESAKSLQILEVVASINTAYRSNQIISVASEKATYVIKALKSYLISDKEIVNGDTVVDLVFEIETILSLYHYNLTKVNIVKTYITDKKCIGNRDKLNQVWINLLNNALQAMSYNGTLEIRIQSVENWLKISIIDSGTGIADSIKTKIFDPFFTTKPDGEGMGLGLDICRKIITQMDGKIELEDVPEKTCFSVWLPVADF from the coding sequence ATGAATGGGAGTGTTATCAATCATAAACTTTATTATCTCCTTTTAGTTTTTTCCAACTTTTTACTCCATTCTCCCGTTTTCGGAAATGAAAAAGTTACCCTTCATCTCAAATGGTTCCATCAATTCCAATTTGCAGGATACTATGCAGCTTATGAAAAAGGTTATTATAAAGATGTTGGATTAGACGTTGAAATTTTTGAAAGCACAGTTGGAATCACTGGGATTCATGAAAAGGTTACTCGATCCGTTGGTCAATATGGGGTTGGCAGTAATGAATTAATCCAAGAGAGATACGCAGGAAAACCGGTAGTTGTCCTTGCTGTCATTTTTCAACACTCTCCTTCTGTTTTATTTTTTAAAAAAACTTCAAATATTCAGAGTATACATGACTTGGCGGGGAAACGTGTGATGATCACTCCGCGTATGAATGAAATTGTCGCTTATCTGAAAAAGGAAGGAATTGAGGTTGGTGACTTACAGTTATTAAACCATAGATTTACGCCAAGTGATCTAATGCAAGGTAAGGTAGATGCCTATTCAGGATATGCTACCACGCAGGCTTATGATTTTAAAAAAGCAGGTTTTCCTATTGTGGAATATTCACCGAGGGTTGCAGGTATCGATTTTTATGGTGATAATTTATTTACAAGTGAAGCGGAAGTTCGCGAACACCCAGAGAGAGTAAAGGTTTTTAGAGAAGCAAGTCTTCGTGGTTGGCAATACGCCATGAGTCATCAGGAAGAAATCGTCGATTTAATTTACGAAAAGTATTCAAAGAAAAATACAAAAGAACGATTGTTGTTTGAAGCAAAACAAATGACTCCTTTGATTCAGCCTGTCCTTGTTGAAATGGGATATATGAATCCTGGTCGTTGGAAACATATCAATGATGTATATTCTGATCTCGGAATGCTTCCAAAAAATATAAACCTAAAAGGATTTATCTACGACCCAAATCCACCAACGAACTACGATTGGATTTATTATTCGTTTGGGATTCTATTGTTTTCTTTTGTAGTGTTAGGGCTTATACAGTGGCGACGTTTGAATAAACAGTATTCTGAAAATTTAAAAAAACAGGTTGAGGTTAGAACAGAAGAATTAAAAAACTCTAATGAATATTTACAAGTTTTAAACCAAAGTTTATTAAATACATTAAAAGAACTTACGGAAGCACAGGATAGACTACTAGCCTCGGAAAAATTAGCCGTAATTGGACAATTGGCTGCTGGAATGGCTCATGAATTGAATACACCTCTCGGAGCCATCGTTTCATCAAATTCGTTTCTTTCTAACTTTTTAAATCATAAACTAAAAAGTGTAATTGATGTTATTGTTGGCTTTAGTGAGCAAGATTCAATTCGGTTTTATAAAGTATTAGAAGAAAGTTTAAAAAATCGAACTTTTATTGAAGGCAAAACTGAGCGAATGATTAAGAAAGATCTTGCTATTAAGTTTGCTGCGATTGATAAAATGGGTTTGTATGGAGAACATATGCAACTCGTTGTTGAAACTGGTGTTTATCGGTTGGGCGATGAACTTGTTAAAATATTGGAAAGTGCAAAGTCATTACAAATTTTAGAAGTAGTCGCAAGTATCAATACTGCTTATCGTTCTAATCAAATTATATCCGTTGCGTCGGAAAAAGCAACTTATGTGATAAAAGCTTTGAAAAGTTATCTTATATCTGATAAAGAAATTGTAAATGGAGATACTGTTGTTGACCTTGTGTTTGAAATTGAAACTATACTTTCACTTTATCATTATAATCTAACAAAGGTAAATATAGTTAAAACTTATATAACAGATAAAAAATGTATTGGGAACAGAGATAAACTAAATCAGGTTTGGATCAACTTGTTGAACAATGCACTACAAGCAATGTCTTACAATGGGACTCTGGAAATAAGAATTCAATCTGTTGAAAATTGGTTAAAAATATCGATTATTGATTCTGGGACCGGCATTGCGGATTCCATTAAAACTAAAATTTTCGATCCATTTTTTACCACAAAACCAGATGGAGAAGGTATGGGTTTAGGATTAGATATTTGTAGAAAAATCATTACCCAAATGGACGGAAAGATTGAATTAGAAGATGTTCCGGAAAAAACCTGTTTTTCTGTATGGTTGCCTGTGGCCGATTTTTAA
- a CDS encoding DNA alkylation repair protein, whose amino-acid sequence MEPLKEMYSREWVLRLGNHLNQVDPSIKPLEFQKQVFSSPWKEMELKQRIDRLSDVLIQNWKGPIASIYPNLINLIHTLRGQGISDFNFPYIFLNDIVTKSGLDDFESSMKALEKITVFSSAEFAIRFFYKEHFHKTVKQMQKWAKHKDPFVRRLASEGSRPMLPWGIGIPEIKQNPEIHLSILEILWNDENEIVRRSVANHLNDISKLNPDLVLKFCENRFGESPELDKNLKHALRTLLKKGNKKALSFFSYNTKWKPAKVSLTLLKKEIKVGNSLEFELSLSQTPKDKTKVRIEYKIGFLLSNGSYGYKVFQLGEKMLLPKDKIKIIKRHSFAPITTRVYYPGTQTISILLNGNEYKLEKFELKKG is encoded by the coding sequence ATGGAACCTTTGAAAGAAATGTATTCGCGAGAATGGGTTCTCAGATTGGGAAATCACTTAAACCAAGTCGATCCTAGTATCAAACCACTAGAATTTCAGAAACAAGTTTTTTCTTCTCCTTGGAAGGAAATGGAACTAAAACAAAGAATCGATCGGCTCTCTGATGTTTTGATTCAAAATTGGAAAGGCCCAATCGCTTCTATTTATCCAAACCTAATCAATTTAATTCATACACTTCGTGGACAAGGGATTTCGGATTTTAATTTTCCCTATATTTTTTTGAATGATATCGTCACCAAATCGGGATTAGATGATTTTGAATCATCGATGAAAGCTTTAGAGAAAATTACCGTCTTCTCTAGCGCAGAGTTTGCAATTCGTTTTTTCTATAAAGAACATTTTCATAAAACCGTGAAACAGATGCAAAAGTGGGCAAAACATAAAGATCCATTTGTGAGAAGGTTGGCAAGCGAAGGAAGTCGCCCAATGTTGCCTTGGGGGATTGGGATTCCAGAGATTAAACAAAATCCAGAAATTCATTTATCTATTTTAGAGATCCTTTGGAATGATGAAAATGAAATTGTTAGAAGAAGTGTTGCGAATCATTTGAATGATATATCTAAATTAAATCCTGATTTAGTATTAAAGTTTTGTGAAAATAGATTTGGGGAATCGCCTGAATTAGATAAAAATTTAAAACATGCATTAAGAACTCTACTTAAAAAAGGAAACAAAAAAGCTCTAAGTTTTTTCTCATATAACACGAAATGGAAACCTGCTAAAGTTTCCTTAACTTTGTTAAAAAAAGAAATTAAAGTAGGGAATTCACTGGAATTTGAACTCTCTTTAAGTCAAACTCCAAAGGATAAAACAAAGGTTCGGATAGAGTATAAAATTGGTTTTTTATTATCGAATGGTTCTTATGGTTACAAAGTGTTTCAGTTAGGTGAAAAAATGTTGTTACCTAAAGATAAAATTAAAATCATCAAACGACATTCTTTTGCTCCCATTACCACTAGAGTTTATTACCCAGGAACACAAACTATTTCTATTTTATTAAATGGTAATGAATATAAATTAGAAAAATTTGAATTAAAAAAAGGATAA
- a CDS encoding alpha/beta hydrolase family esterase, giving the protein MKSLYLFLFSIFLLSCMGFNRNLTSNEKSDFIEIQNLKRTYIVHYPKNWNGSQIPLLVALHGRFGSGPSMVLQTKLDLLSDSKGFIVVFPDGYKRSWADGRGNTPADEKQINDVTFIELMVKRLIAEGSVNPKAVFLVGHSNGGFMAQRLAVEKPELWKGVLSVAAQLSVSTLKRKQTLKTNPVSIGIMAGTDDPLVPFSGGYVRDGGEILSVEDSVLRWKEWNFCADTVIKKTQSYTEDLVELKVDFLRYESCAENTKVGLIQLNGLGHSWPGEKPMIPFIDQGKTTKVLDGSKLVWDFMESL; this is encoded by the coding sequence ATGAAAAGTCTCTACTTATTTTTGTTCTCAATTTTTCTTTTATCATGTATGGGATTTAATAGAAATCTTACATCAAATGAAAAATCTGATTTTATTGAAATTCAAAACCTCAAGAGAACATATATCGTTCATTATCCTAAAAATTGGAATGGATCACAAATACCTTTGCTAGTTGCCTTGCATGGTCGGTTTGGATCTGGACCATCGATGGTATTGCAAACCAAATTAGATTTGTTATCTGATTCAAAAGGGTTTATTGTTGTATTTCCTGATGGTTACAAAAGAAGTTGGGCTGATGGAAGAGGGAATACACCTGCTGATGAAAAACAAATCAATGACGTAACTTTTATTGAACTTATGGTGAAACGATTGATTGCAGAAGGTTCAGTTAATCCTAAGGCAGTATTTTTGGTAGGCCATTCAAACGGTGGTTTTATGGCACAGAGACTGGCTGTGGAAAAACCAGAATTATGGAAAGGGGTTTTGAGTGTAGCGGCTCAACTTTCCGTATCCACTCTTAAAAGAAAACAAACCTTAAAAACAAACCCTGTTTCCATAGGGATTATGGCGGGGACAGATGATCCCTTGGTTCCATTTAGTGGTGGTTATGTGAGAGATGGTGGTGAAATTTTATCGGTTGAAGATTCTGTATTAAGATGGAAAGAGTGGAACTTTTGTGCAGATACTGTGATCAAAAAAACGCAGAGTTATACGGAAGACCTGGTAGAGTTAAAGGTAGATTTTTTAAGATATGAATCTTGTGCTGAAAATACCAAAGTTGGGTTGATTCAGTTGAATGGGTTAGGTCACAGTTGGCCTGGAGAGAAACCTATGATTCCTTTTATTGACCAAGGAAAAACTACCAAGGTGTTAGACGGGTCCAAACTAGTTTGGGATTTTATGGAGAGTCTGTGA
- a CDS encoding SDR family oxidoreductase, translating to MTKPKIALVTGASRGIGLSISKMLVGIGYKVYGISKKPENCKFTHELFHPIFCDLSNSKEVDRLVADFPEKKDISLLIHNAGIAYFAPVEELSSEKIREMVNLHITAPMLLTSGLTRFLKQNQGRIIFIGSVAGKEISPWGNVYASLKAGVHHYARELFAELRKFGVKVHLIIPDITKTDFYNHLNFEPDEDPKSYLLPDQIAEVIKELVLDDKGWVIPEIQISPELFKLKRKKQS from the coding sequence GTGACGAAACCAAAAATTGCCTTAGTGACTGGAGCTTCTCGTGGGATAGGGCTTTCCATATCGAAAATGTTAGTTGGTATTGGTTACAAGGTTTACGGGATCTCTAAAAAACCTGAAAACTGTAAATTTACTCATGAGTTGTTCCATCCAATTTTTTGTGATCTTTCTAATTCTAAGGAAGTTGATCGTTTGGTTGCCGATTTCCCAGAAAAAAAGGATATTAGTTTACTCATTCATAATGCTGGAATTGCCTATTTTGCACCTGTAGAAGAATTATCTTCTGAAAAAATTAGAGAGATGGTCAATCTTCACATAACAGCTCCTATGCTGTTGACCAGCGGCTTAACTCGTTTTCTAAAACAGAACCAAGGGCGGATTATTTTTATTGGATCTGTGGCAGGTAAAGAAATTTCACCTTGGGGGAATGTCTATGCTTCTCTCAAAGCAGGCGTTCATCATTATGCGAGGGAATTATTTGCCGAATTACGTAAGTTCGGAGTAAAGGTTCATTTGATCATTCCTGACATTACAAAAACTGACTTTTATAATCATTTGAATTTTGAACCTGATGAAGATCCAAAGTCATATTTATTACCAGACCAAATCGCAGAGGTAATTAAAGAATTAGTCCTTGATGATAAAGGTTGGGTCATACCAGAAATTCAAATATCGCCAGAATTGTTTAAGTTAAAACGAAAAAAACAAAGTTAA
- a CDS encoding Crp/Fnr family transcriptional regulator yields the protein MGLKESLAKLSMINIKRGEVLFKEGVPSNGAMFFLFEGQLDIYKQIEGKHIKLRSILPGEFFGEMAIINNSPRAASIVVVSETAKLGIINRTTFVQMSQESPEFLFLLLKKVIERLYETDGKIRAIKRKQDEDSIVAQVTSGSSGSAGTDDDGSETPPDPFTENETPVGE from the coding sequence ATGGGACTTAAAGAATCTCTCGCAAAACTTAGTATGATCAATATCAAACGTGGAGAGGTTCTCTTTAAAGAGGGAGTTCCATCCAACGGTGCAATGTTCTTTTTATTTGAAGGGCAGTTAGATATTTATAAACAAATCGAAGGAAAACATATAAAATTACGAAGCATATTGCCAGGTGAATTTTTTGGTGAGATGGCAATCATCAATAATAGCCCAAGGGCAGCATCTATTGTAGTAGTATCAGAAACGGCAAAATTAGGAATCATCAATCGAACTACTTTTGTTCAGATGAGCCAAGAAAGTCCTGAATTTTTATTTTTACTTCTTAAAAAAGTAATCGAACGTCTCTATGAAACTGATGGAAAAATTAGAGCCATCAAACGAAAACAAGATGAAGATTCAATCGTTGCACAAGTAACCTCTGGATCAAGTGGTTCTGCTGGTACAGATGATGATGGATCCGAGACCCCTCCTGATCCGTTTACAGAAAACGAAACACCCGTCGGTGAATGA
- a CDS encoding Crp/Fnr family transcriptional regulator: protein MSIPKKDNRINIFDFVNTVPTKTFKRGEIIVREGEPSNEKMYFILSGSLSVGMGAPDQGNFHEVRKLGTGEFFGEIALISSHPRAMTVFIDSDRAQLGILDKQNLTRIANSNPMFVYALLQTYVERLIEAEQKLKDLTEASDGT from the coding sequence ATGTCCATTCCTAAAAAAGACAATCGAATCAACATCTTTGACTTCGTGAATACTGTCCCTACAAAGACATTCAAACGAGGAGAAATCATCGTTAGAGAAGGTGAACCGTCTAACGAGAAAATGTATTTCATCTTAAGTGGTTCTCTCTCCGTAGGAATGGGAGCACCTGATCAAGGAAATTTCCACGAAGTAAGAAAACTGGGGACTGGGGAATTTTTTGGAGAGATTGCACTCATATCAAGTCATCCAAGAGCTATGACTGTATTTATCGATTCTGATAGAGCCCAACTAGGAATTTTAGACAAACAAAATTTAACACGAATTGCAAATTCAAATCCTATGTTTGTTTATGCTCTATTACAAACATACGTGGAACGTTTGATAGAAGCGGAACAAAAACTAAAAGATCTAACAGAGGCAAGTGATGGGACTTAA
- a CDS encoding ankyrin repeat domain-containing protein has translation MKHKLITFSIFLFLLSFSSVFSQNDSAETTTETTPPDMVQILTKGNLKEFETAITSGGDINASDESGKTLLVIAVEKNKPKQFEILLNHGADLNKRDLSGKTLLHYVVTSRFTNQIKTIVEKGADLNAYDADGNTALHVAVLKANLAVQKLLVESNADVNLRNNPRKSPLYLAFEKSKFDSISYLLQNGADINLPDLTGRTVVFVSIEQKNLKLLNLSLDSNANPNTEDTKSIRPIIFAIEKGFTQGLEVLLNRGADANSKTPDGESLLFYAAEKKNLIAVNLLLKKGLGVDTKSLSGKTLFELALQKNDTNLLKLVLDAGANPNQILSTNKNPLEESIETSKWSVAEILIQKNADVLTPNIAGYLPIHLAARKSGQKIVEELVKKNVPVDVLNEKTGETALSLALENKNLNITKFLLSKKANPNHKHKDGSSLVFAAIERKDAEGFKLLVSAGADLQSLNEEGENLITTVCKLDIDKKEQKFADDTIKLLVTKSVNPNTKNKRGLSALHIALNRNRIETMSQLITLGADPNLTDNNGLTVLHKAVQKFLSSREKTQTESYKKLVLFLVERRANINQQDKLGKTILSELTIQFDPGKSDSILELAKIFVLNGGDSKLEDKTGKSPLEYAEEKRLPELIEIYRGL, from the coding sequence ATGAAACATAAACTGATTACTTTTAGTATCTTCCTTTTTCTCTTATCTTTCAGCAGTGTTTTTTCTCAAAACGACTCAGCGGAAACAACCACAGAAACGACTCCTCCCGATATGGTTCAAATTTTGACCAAAGGAAATTTGAAAGAATTCGAAACCGCTATCACAAGTGGTGGAGATATCAATGCCAGCGATGAATCGGGAAAAACGCTACTCGTCATTGCTGTCGAAAAAAACAAACCCAAACAATTTGAGATTTTGTTAAACCATGGTGCAGATCTAAACAAAAGAGATTTATCCGGCAAAACTTTATTACACTATGTAGTCACTTCTCGTTTCACAAACCAAATCAAAACCATTGTGGAAAAAGGAGCCGATCTGAACGCTTATGATGCAGATGGAAATACAGCTCTCCATGTGGCTGTTTTAAAAGCCAACCTCGCCGTACAAAAGTTACTCGTGGAAAGTAATGCCGATGTAAATCTAAGAAACAATCCAAGGAAATCTCCACTTTATTTAGCCTTTGAAAAGTCAAAATTTGATTCGATTTCTTACCTTCTTCAAAATGGAGCAGATATCAATCTTCCTGACTTAACAGGAAGAACTGTCGTTTTTGTATCCATTGAACAAAAAAACTTAAAACTTCTAAATTTGAGTTTAGACTCTAATGCAAATCCAAATACAGAAGATACAAAATCCATTCGTCCCATTATATTCGCGATTGAAAAAGGATTCACCCAAGGACTCGAAGTTCTTCTAAACCGCGGAGCCGATGCGAATTCAAAAACACCAGACGGAGAATCCTTACTTTTTTACGCAGCCGAGAAAAAGAATCTAATCGCGGTAAATTTACTTTTAAAAAAAGGTCTGGGTGTTGATACCAAAAGTTTAAGTGGAAAAACTCTATTCGAACTTGCCTTACAAAAAAATGATACCAATCTACTAAAATTAGTTTTGGATGCTGGTGCCAATCCTAACCAAATCCTTTCCACAAACAAAAATCCTTTAGAAGAATCCATTGAAACCTCTAAATGGTCAGTTGCAGAAATTTTAATTCAAAAAAATGCAGATGTTTTAACACCTAACATTGCCGGCTATCTTCCTATCCATTTGGCGGCTAGAAAATCTGGACAAAAGATCGTAGAAGAGTTAGTGAAAAAAAATGTCCCAGTCGATGTATTAAATGAAAAAACTGGTGAAACAGCTCTCAGTTTGGCATTAGAAAACAAAAACCTTAATATAACAAAATTTCTTTTATCCAAAAAGGCAAATCCGAATCACAAACATAAAGATGGATCCAGTTTGGTTTTTGCGGCCATCGAACGAAAGGATGCAGAAGGGTTTAAACTTTTAGTTAGTGCAGGCGCCGACCTACAATCCTTAAATGAAGAAGGAGAAAACCTAATCACAACCGTTTGTAAATTGGACATTGATAAAAAAGAACAAAAGTTTGCAGACGACACAATCAAACTACTTGTTACAAAATCCGTAAACCCTAATACCAAAAACAAACGAGGGTTAAGTGCACTTCATATTGCCTTAAATCGAAATCGGATCGAAACCATGTCTCAACTCATTACCTTAGGTGCGGACCCCAACCTAACAGACAATAACGGCCTCACCGTTTTGCATAAAGCCGTTCAGAAGTTTTTATCTTCTAGAGAAAAAACACAAACAGAATCATATAAGAAATTAGTACTATTCCTAGTTGAAAGACGGGCAAACATAAACCAACAAGACAAACTAGGGAAAACTATACTTTCCGAACTAACAATCCAGTTTGATCCTGGTAAAAGTGATTCCATTTTGGAATTGGCAAAAATCTTCGTTTTAAATGGCGGAGATTCAAAATTAGAAGATAAAACAGGAAAATCTCCTCTGGAATATGCAGAGGAAAAAAGATTACCAGAACTGATTGAGATTTACCGCGGCCTTTAA